From the Entelurus aequoreus isolate RoL-2023_Sb linkage group LG13, RoL_Eaeq_v1.1, whole genome shotgun sequence genome, the window TCCCACAAAGCACGTGATCCACAAGTAGTTACATcacctcaatgattggtcaaaaggcactcacgtgactacagggcgacTAACTTTGAGTTGATGCAACGTGCTTGCGGCACTTCCTTGTTAGTTTTTTGACgtgtaaaaatgccctgttgtgcagcatggggctgctccacCCGCGAGAATTGTGGAAACCTTTTACATCGCTTTACCAACAACCCGGAGAGAAAACAAGTATGGAAGGTTCGCCATCAACACAGGAGAGCCACCAATTACAGCGTCTTGTGCGGGGAAAACACGACAcgtctgcgttttgttcaggagagaacacacagaagataatacaaataataacagtagacgttaataaattaaagagaTAGTTTGACAAAAATTGACTCTattaatctcagtaaaactaagataatgctatttggtaacagaagagaaagtcaaacacaaatatgaATAGACGCATATtgattttgggtgtaataatagaagaTAAAATTGGGAATATGATATAAAATACACACCATGAAGGGGCAAAAAATATGTGAATTATtattaaagcaaaatatgttctggccaaaaaaaatcactccacattctctactgttcactagtgttattATATCTGAGTTAttttgcagaaatatggggaaataacgacAAAAGTACGCTTATTCACTCAAAACATCAGTtcgaataatacataatgagtgatacatacatacagtgagtacaaatacattggaggcacccaccacagttgacatacttcacataaAAGTCATCAATTCtccgtgattgttggtccaaagcaaaTGAAGATTTTGGCATAATGAGTTATTTTTTTGGTCACTCTgtgtaattttttacatttattgcacCGTCGGGTGCGTGTTAAAGTGCATGCTGGTCACTAAACATTGCAGGAAAGTAGCatcaggggcggcgtggcgaagttggtagagtggccgggccagcaatcggagggttgctggttactggggttcaatccccaccttctaccatcctagtcacgtccgttgtgtccttgggcaagacacttcacccttgctcctgatggctgctggttagcgcctggcatggcagctcccgccatcagtgtgtgaatgtgtgtgtgaatgggtgaatgtggaaatagtgtcaaagcgctttgagtaccttgaaggtagaaaagcgctatacaagtataacccatttatcattatcatttatcagAGTGTCAAATCTGGCTGCGAAATTATACAttcgcaaaataaaagcatgtaatgAACTGGGGTATGTTTTAGAACTTTATTTAGACAAACTATTTTGTCAGAAAatcaaaacgacagcaattgcatgcatccATGCGCAGCCGCACGCGTCCTTAGTAGCGGTCATGGTGCATTGttatttagttggccatactctattCAGACTAGTGGTAGAGTCAAACTATGGcgctgtagcacaaacaataacaaacctTTCCGGTGtctgttgaaaactatttgttgtatACAAATCATTATGACCattagcggaaaaaaaaaaaatccataaattatccaCGCCGTTTTATAGGCTGCAGGATttgaagcgtaggaaaaaagtagctgcttatagtccagaacataccaacctttaacaaaatgtttttttttaacttaccaCAGATGGGCCAATACCCTTTCTTTTTATTGTTCAACGTGTGCATTGTCAAATTTAGAGTTGAAAAAGACACAAACATAAGTTTGTTTTTTGATGAGTTACAATAAGCAAATGGCATTGATTCGGTGGAATGGCCCAGATACAGACGCCTTAAAGGCAGGGACTAAAGACAACCAGCTCTCTCTTCCAGAACAAAAAGGACGATAACAAGCGTGGAAAGGAGCACTAGGAATGAGAAGCAGCATGCAGAGGAAGTATCCAGTAGCCATTACTGTGCGGCTGAACAAATACTCACGAAGCATCGTGCATCAGTTGACTGCTATGACGGACGGCGGCATTCTCGCTAGCTGAGCGTTCTCGCCTTAATCGCCCTTGGGGCCGCAGCTAGGAGAAATAATCACAATGTATCTATCCTTTGCAGGGATTTACAGGAAtgattgattattttatttgtagattTTCCACACTGTAATGGAACAGCATTGATTGCTTACCACGGCTTCGCTTTCCGGAGTTGCTCTTTGCTCCTCCTCCAGGAAGTCGAGAGGCCGCTCAGTGAGTGTGAGTACTCTGGGTGGGGTCTTCAGGGACAAGGCTTCTAATGGCGTCGACTGGATTAAATCGAGGTCTCTCGGCCTTGCATACTGGGTGTCTTCATTGTCTCCTGACATAAGAAGAAAGCTCCATGAAATACCGTAAGAGCAATTCCTAACATTGAGGAAGCATCACAACAAACTAAACCAGCTGTTACATTTACACACAGTCCCTCCAAATAATCGGATGAAAGTGTACATTATTAAGTACACTGACCTGAGATAACAATTCTTTCTGGAACCTGCATTATGACACTGTGCGGATACTGCCGTGGGCCGGCGTCCTCCTGGTCTTGTGGAGCCACTTTGAGCATCTCAGGGATCCGCATCCTCTGGCTGATCCCCTCTGTGTACTCCAGGTCATAGTGAATACGGTTCATCTCCGCCATCTCGGCAATGGGGGAGGGGAATGTTGCACCACTCATTTGGCTGTACAAAAACAGTAAGACCAATTCACTGATGAGCTTATTGTGAGGTACATAAACTGACTTTTCATAATAAATACATCAACTGCTAATGCATCATATtgtagtccctccaggatttcgctGGCTTttaagctttttcagaaagttgctttgaggataattttttttttttaatgacgctGAGACAACTCGTGAAAAGTGTTCCTTCACCTCAAAAAGCAAAGGACTTCAACAAAAAATGGAAAATACATACTGTAGTGATGTTTTACTCACTTTATACATGCACACAAATACCAATACAAATACAAACTGAGTATTTAAAGTTCCACGCACTCATGCGGTTCGGATTTAATAATTTTATTAATTGCACTCAAACTAGgcctgggtgatatggcctaaaaagaAAATCTcagatttcttcacaaaaaaatgtaaCTGCAATTTTCCCGACGTTTTTCATTTGaaagaaaccaatgaatacaaataaagATATTTCATACCAAACTTAACTTATATTTAATCAAAAACGGGTAGTAGGAAATAGCACTGCATACACTGCATTTCCCTCGAATAAAGCGGGTTCATTTTTAAAACAGATATAAATTGGACTTtgtataaaataatttttcaaaaaactaaACGGATGATATTCAGCTATTGTAGACAATTCTGGCATATCTACTGTGATGCTTTTGCTTATATGTGTACCAATATGCATTGTCCGAAACCAACATATAACCTCTGATGTGAGGCAAAACATCTGTCAGTAATAAAATGCATGTCTAAATTAAAATATAGCATTGAGTGGTATCTATTATTTTAAGGGTGGATGAACTCAGGCTTTTCCACAACTTGAACGCCACATCTTTGACGTGCAAAGCAAccgctttatttatatatatatatatatatatatatatatatatatatatatatatatatatatatatatatatatatatatatatatatatatatatatatatatatatatacagtcgtgctcataagtttacataccctgggagaatgtatgatttcttggccattcttcagagaatatgaatgataacacaaaaacctttcttccactcatgcttaatggttgtgtgaagccaTTTATTGGTAAAcaactgtttactctttttaaatcaaaatgacaaaagaaagtacccaaatgaccctgatcaaaagtttacataccccagtgactttgatctgataacatgcacaaaagttgacacaaacaggtttgaatggctaatcaaggtttcaATCCTCACctatgacctgtttgtttgtaagtaatgtgtgtgtataaaaggtcagtgagtttctgggcttctgacagaccgttgcatctttcatccagtgctgcacagatgtctctggattctgagtcatggggaaggcaaaagaattgtcaaaggatctgcgagaaaaggtaattgaactgcataaaacaggaaaggggtataaaaaaatatccaaggaattgagaatgccaatcagcagtgttcgaACGCTGATTAATAagtagaaaatgagggattcaggtagaccagcaaagatttcagccacaactgccaggaaaattgtttgagatgcaaagaaaaatccacaaaaaacttcagctgaaatacaggactctctgaaaaatggtggtgtggctgtttcaagatgcacaataaggaggcacttgaagaaaaatgggctgcatttaTTCTATGGGGGGGAAAAGGGCACTTTAAAACATTCAATATCTATTTCAGTTAAATTTTTGATTGCAGAAATGAAAGtcaattttatttgtttgtttatttatttatttattaaggaCAACAAAGTTGTTTACCttacaattacagtacaatggtaaacaattctacagtaatgagaaataaacgTGTATgtccttttaaatggttatttgcattattattatatgttatgattagaccagttgatctgccgtctcttttctgctctgcccccctctcccgcATGGAGAAGTTATTTAGTGACAACAGatgttgcgctagctgttcataggcgggacccggggtggaccactcatctgtgcagcggttggggacatctctgcgctgctgacttgtctccactcaagatgatcccctgctggacccactatggactggactctcacactattaacatcTGCGgtaccctccaaggtttctcattgtatctcattgggttgagttttttcttgccctgatgtgggatctgagccaaggatgtcgttgtggcttgtgcagccctttgagacacttgtgattaagggctatattaatacactttgattgattcttatttttactgttatatttttccaatccaatccaatccactttatttatatagcacatttacacaacaagaatgtttccaaagtgctgcacagccatgttaaaaacaatattaaaaacaatattaaaaacaatattatgctacaccaatgactgaataaaacaaagaataaatgaatagaaaaccaatacagagacaatataaaaaataaatatgattaaaaacaattttaaagggtaaaaccaattaaaacagtagaatagacatcaaaatgtataaaaaaaaacaaaacacagaggacaagaggacagaagaccacacaactcacgtagtgttaaaagccaaagaataaaagtgggtcttaagacgagacttaaaacactccactgtggaagcagtttgaacatggaggggcagagtgttccagagtttagggccgaccacagagaaggccctgtctcccctggttttaagtctcgtcctgggcaccacgagctggagctggctctcggacctcagagcgtgtgcaggagtgtaaatttggatgaggtccgagatatactgaggtgccagtccatgtaaagctttaaaaacaaacagcaaggatttaaaatcaattctaaaatgaacagggagccagtgcaaactcagaagaattggggttatatgctcgcgtttcctggcccctgttaaaagtcgtgctgccgcgttctggactaactgcaaccaggagagagctttttggctagtgccagcataaagtgcattgcagtagtccaggcgacttgaaataaaagcatgcacgacttgttcaaaaaggtttaaagataaaaatggttttacatttgctaaaagacgaagatgataaaaacacaattttaaaacgccattgacttgtttgtcaaatttaaaatcgctgtctatagtgacgccaaggctggtgactttgggacgcacataattttgcaatggtcccaagtcagtgagggccggaccaaaaactgaaatttccgtttttccctcattcattattaaaaaattctgggctaaccaagccttgacatcacatagacagttgagaaggggtgtcagggggccgtggccttttgaaattggcatataaatttggcagtcatctgcataaaagtgataagacactccatttttcttaaaaattcttattgttgctttttatttgtattcttattgttatattttcccGTAATTGGGACTGAAATGTTGCATCCCGTATTGAGCCAATACGGGGCGCGGTTTCTTCCGTATTTTCCTATTTGTCCCATGCGTCTGTCACACACTGAACACTGAATTTAACAATAATGAACACAATAAAAGCTAAGCGGACCCCTGAGTGTGGCTGTACATGATATATCTGGTTCGCTCTCCTGTGTCAAATCCTCTCCGACTCCGTCTGCCTGCACGCAGCCCCGCCCCTCAGCGCTGTCTGTCATGATGGTTGCCTAGTTACGCTGCTGACCGCAACAGGGTGCACCGCGCGTTTAAAAAAATGTCTACATCAGATACTCCACCGTGTCCTCAACCTCAAAAGACAAAACACCTCCAAAAATATGCACTTTTtctactttttttcttcttcacctTTTCATCTGGGTTCCCACAAAAAAGTGTTTCATTTTACTATAGTTCTCTTAAAGTGTCCCCAGACAGGCGttgttacagtactttatatgcatataatacagtatatgctCAAGTTCAGTCTATTCAGCCTTTAACATGTATACACACAAGTGTTTCATTTGTTTCCTCTTAAAGTAAAAGTGTCCCCAATCGTTACATTTACAGCACTTTATATACTTACATTTCATTTAAGTATTGTCCTCTTTCAGTAAAGGTGTCCCCAGACAGACTTTGTTtaatttacagcactttatatgtatagaATACAGTAGGCCAGGCCTACAGGTATATGCTCAAGTTCAGGCTAGTTACGATACATggacgtagggctgggcgatatatcgaatatactcgatatatcgcgggtttgtctctgtgcgatatagaaaatgactatatcgtgatattcaagtatacgttctcagGTAGTTGCTTTTAGctacgggcattacactacaggctcttctcactctttcttgtgtctccttctcacagagacataaaacaagcgcaccttcttacatacgtcacatactgtcgcgcgtgcaacgtcatacgccctcgcccggCAGAGAGGGagcggcatggtaacgttagctgtgatgctagcggagtggtgcgagtggtaatacgagagaaagaaggtgcgaatctggtaacaaatgaaggaagaattaatacccaagaaaaacagcacaggggtccatcgtctggcggtggtttggcttcaagcggcaatatgtcgaacaagtatgcggcaaaagcgttgctgcaaaaagtagcaccactgctaatttgtagcatcatttgaaaagtcacccgctagagaatgaagagtgcttgaaactgcgcatgtcaacatctccgttcggtgccacacccacaaaatgaccaagcaaccatttccacatcaacaccgtatgaaaaaatagtcaacaacagaaggagataacgtccgcaggaacctaccacataaagaaggacatacactatttgatttcctattatgcagctcatttttatttgacacttattgaaatatcttgtgtgacatcatgcacaaaagtgcactttatttgttttaaactattgtagtgctgttctgtacaaaaagtgcactttaattaagtgttgtttttatatgtcatcttagtgacatcatgcacaaaagtgcaattatagcttgttttaaaatgtctctgacaatcttgcactttctgttttggaaatgacatgaatgtttgtgccactgcttaataactgtttaataaatacagttttggtcaattgacttagttgtggtttccctctctgcatgaaagtttaaaatgagcatatagtaatgcagtatgaacaagaatgttttaatgtagacacatagagtcATCATActagtgtgattatatgcatcaagtgttaattcaaggctaaggcaaaatggctaataaagcacTTTAAACTTTAAGTATGACTAAATGCTTTCTTGACTTCCCCTTCCTTACTGACCACCAAGTGACCCAGGGGCCAGGGCCCAGACGCTAATATGACGTGGGAAATAATGTCAATTAAATCAAAGCATTTCGTTTTTTAATATACAAGATACACATGTTTCTATGCGTTTCAGGGTTTTGGggagccaacatggcactgccatatttattattgaagtcacaaagtgcattattttttttaacatgcctcaaaacagcagcttggaatttgggacatgctctccctgagagagcatgtgggcggggttgggaaggggggggggggggttgaggtatgGGGGGTAGGGTATAGcagggtgtgtatattgtacctttccggaagagttagtgctgcaaggggttctgggtatttgttctgttgtgtttatgttgtgttacggtgcggatgttctcccgaaatgtgtttgtcattcttgtttggtgtgggttcacagtgtggcgcatatttgtaacagtgttaaagttgtttatacggcaaccctcagtgtgacctgtatggctgttgaccaatatgcattgcattcacttgcgtgtgtgaaaagccgtagatatgtgattgggccggcacgcgaaggcagtgcctttaaggtttattggcgctctgtacttctccctacgtctgtgtaccactccgtacagctgtgttgtaaaaattcataaattttactttttttaaaaccgatgccgataatttctgatattacattttaaagcatttatcggccgataatatcggcagtccgatattatcggacatctctagtgacaaGCATTGGTACTTTAATGTCTTCCTTCACTAGTTATGTTTGCATGTTAAAGTATAATATCCGCAATTAGGTTTATTTCCCTCAAAATCGTGCGTCCCTTGTGTGAACCCACCTCTACAGCCAATGTGTGACGTCATTTAaggtgtaaacaaaaaaaaggataATAATCACATGGTGAGAACCCATGACTTTGTAGACACACTCAAGTTTATCAGATGATTGCATGACAGTGCAgcacacacatatttacaacaAACTAAATACACCTTATACATGTATCCGTATGGTAAACACCGGACAATAATTTTAATGCCATAAAAGATCCTAATATTTGACATAGTATGTTTTATTTCCCAGGGTTCCACACAGGTTAGCATAGCTACTAGAGCGGTCACCCTCAAACTTGTTGAAACTAAAATACGCCAATATTTATAGTAAATGCAATTTAAACGAAGCTCAGTGCTGTTGTTTAGTAAATATGTTGCGCATCTGACATTAGGAGAAACAATCTTATTTTTGTGTTAAAGACGCTAGCCCAACCAGCTAGCATTAGCGTCATTGAAAGAGTTGGAGCTTGTTTCTCACCTTGTGTTCCTTTTCTGAAGGTAGCTACGTCCTCGCAGGTTCTTTTTACCAGGTCCCGAACGGCGAAGAAAGCTTTGAATTTACCCCAAAATACAGACAAGTGACGAACAATAAGTGTAAAAGGCGGGAGCTGTCAAGTGTGTTATTGTCAGAGAGGAACCTCCTCTCATCCGCGTCTGTGCGCTCAGTAGGACAGGAAAGTACATGTcgtcacaggaagtgacgtcacggGGACGCGcgctcaaaataaaagcacagacgtttttttgtttttttttaaccgtcaACGTGCTACGTATAATTTAATACACCTGTATAATGTAGTACGAGAccatattaaacataactagcCATTATTGTTGTgaatgtattcattaaaaaaaaaacatatttactgAGGGGTATGTGTGTGCAGACACATGGTGattcatttgtgttgtttttacgaaagcttttttattggacactgaatttatgtaccggatttttttgcgtttgagtttcaaatgatgctgacaatttcattgaataaaaaattGTGAGTAAAATATGTGTGGttttaaaaattaagtgtaaaagaaattcataaaaaaaaactaattgtaaaaaataaaaaaaatcggtgAGGATTCAGTGTACAAGTGTaagaaaaattaagtgtaaaaacaatcagtgcagaaatattttttGCTTCAAAATTCAAGACCCACGTCCGGTCATTTAAGCCCGAAGCACCTCATTGGCTGGATCAGAGACAGGAACGTTCGCTTCAGTCTTGATTGACCGGAAGTTAGTCCTGAGTTTTGACGCAACGAATATTTCTGCACTAGATTTTTTAATGCActgatttatcaatcaatcaatcaatgtttatttatatagccctaaatcacaagtgtctcaaagggctgcacaagccacaaggacatcctcggttcagatcccacatcagggcaaggaaaaactcacaacccagtgggatgtcaatgtgaaagactatgagaaaccttggagaggaccgcagatgtgggtgaccccccccccccgctctaggggagaccggatgcaatggacgtcgagtgggtctagcataatattgtgaaagtccagtccatagtggatctaacataatagtgagtccagtccatagtggggccagcaggagaccatcccgagcggagacgggtcagcagcgcagaaatgtccccaaccgatgcacgggcgagcggtccaccccgggtcccgactctggacagccagcacttcgcacttcatccatggccaccggacttgtgcccccccccccccttccacaagggacaggggtgcagagcagaaaagaaaagaaacggcagatcaactggtcttacATTgtacctatttttatggacttgcctcaaATTTGAATTTTTACACAATTCATTTTGtacaatagacttagacttagacaaactttaatgatccacaaggaaaattaagtggaccccgacttaaacaagttgaaaaacttattcgggtgttaccatttagtggtcaattgtacggaatatgtacttcactgtgcaacctactaataaaagtctcaatcaatcaatcaatcaattcaacacagtagctcagttacaatgatggaaagtgtaaggatggaaaggacaatgcagg encodes:
- the LOC133663663 gene encoding mitochondrial fission factor homolog B-like isoform X3 gives rise to the protein MSGATFPSPIAEMAEMNRIHYDLEYTEGISQRMRIPEMLKVAPQDQEDAGPRQYPHSVIMQVPERIVISGDNEDTQYARPRDLDLIQSTPLEALSLKTPPRVLTLTERPLDFLEEEQRATPESEAVLRPQGRLRRERSASENAAVRHSSQLMHDASMALSTYEASLDGGSDDMTVVDAATLRRQLIKLNRRLQLLEEENKERAKREMILYSVTVAFWLVNTWVWLRR
- the LOC133663663 gene encoding mitochondrial fission factor homolog B-like isoform X2, whose product is MSGATFPSPIAEMAEMNRIHYDLEYTEGISQRMRIPEMLKVAPQDQEDAGPRQYPHSVIMQVPERIVISGDNEDTQYARPRDLDLIQSTPLEALSLKTPPRVLTLTERPLDFLEEEQRATPESEAVLRPQGRLRRERSASENAAVRHSSQLMHDASKPTLRGGSASSSNPLNESRMALSTYEASLDGGSDDMTVVDAATLRRQLIKLNRRLQLLEEENKERAKREMILYSVTVAFWLVNTWVWLRR
- the LOC133663663 gene encoding mitochondrial fission factor-like isoform X1; translated protein: MSGATFPSPIAEMAEMNRIHYDLEYTEGISQRMRIPEMLKVAPQDQEDAGPRQYPHSVIMQVPERIVISGDNEDTQYARPRDLDLIQSTPLEALSLKTPPRVLTLTERPLDFLEEEQRATPESEAVLRPQGRLRRERSASENAAVRHSSQLMHDASGAPPPQATLHPRSPPTAAEEEHKLYSASGVLSFLQSTTRRAYQQVLEVLDENPRRKPTLRGGSASSSNPLNESRMALSTYEASLDGGSDDMTVVDAATLRRQLIKLNRRLQLLEEENKERAKREMILYSVTVAFWLVNTWVWLRR